Part of the Paracoccus sp. S3-43 genome, GCATAGACCTCGCCCGCGGGAACCCGGAACCCCTCGGTATACAGCTTGAAGTGATGGATCAGGCTTTCCATGTCGCGCTTCATCTCGCCGCGCTTCGGCGGGGTCAGCTTGCCGCGCGCCAGGATGTCGCCCGCAGGCTCGGCCCGCAGCTTCTGGATGGCCTGCTTCATGATATGGGTCGACTCGCGCATTTCCTGCATCCGGATCAGGAAACGGTCATAGCTGTCGCCGTTCTTGCCGATCGGGATCTTGAAGTCGAATTCATCATAGCATTCATAGGGTTGCGACCGGCGCAAATCCCAGGCCAGGCCCGATCCGCGCGCCATCACCCCCGAATAGCCCCAGTCCAGGGCGTCCTGTTCCGTGGCGATGCCGATGCCGACCAGCCGCTGCTTGAAGATGCGGTTTTCCGTCAGCAGCGTGTCCAGGTCGTCCACGACCTTGGGGAAATGCTCGCACCAGGCCTCGATATCGTCCAGCAGATCGGGCGGCAGATCCTGATGCACCCCGCCCGGCCGGAAATAGGCCGCGTGCAGCCGCGCCCCGCAGGCGCGTTCGTAAAAGATCATCAGCTGCTCGCGCGCTTCGAAGCCCCACAGGGGCGGGGTCAGCGCGCCCACGTCCATTGCGCCGGTGGTCAGGCCCAGCAGATGATTGAGGATCCGGCCGATTTCCGAATACAGCACCCGGATCAGGCTGGCGCGGCGCGGCACGACCGTTCCGGTCAGCCGTTCGATCGCCAGGCACCAGGCATGTTCCTGGTTCATCGGCGAGACGTAATCCAGCCGGTCGAAATAGGGCAGGTTTTGCAGATAGGTCCGGCTTTCCATCAGCTTTTCGGTGCCGCGATGCAGCAGGCCGATATGCGGGTCGGCACGCTCCACCACCTCGCCGTCCAGTTCCAGAACCATGCGCAGCACGCCATGCGCCGCCGGATGCTGGGGACCGAAGTTGATGTTGAAGTTGCGGATCTTCTGTTCGCCGACCAGAGTGTCGGACGATCCGTCGTCATAGCTGTTGATGCGGATATCGCCGTCCATGGCCTTACCCCTTGGTCTTTTCGTCGCCGGGCAGCACGTATTTCGCGCCCTCCCACGGCGAGAGGAAGTCGAACTGGCGGTATTCCTGCGTCAGCCGCACCGGTTCATAGACCACGCGCTTTTCGGATTCGTCGTAGCGAACCTCGACATAGCCGGTGGTCGGGAAGTCCTTGCGCAGGGGATAGCCGCTGAAGCCATAGTCCGTCAGGATGCGCCGCAGGTCCGGATGCCCCGAGAACAGGATCCCGAACATGTCGAAGACCTCGCGCTCGAACCAGTTGGCGCAAGGGTGGATGCGCACCAGCGAGGGCACAACCTCATCCTCGCGGATCGCCACCTTCACGCGGATGCGCTGGTTCTGGTACATCGACAGCAGGTGCCAGACCATGTCGAACCGCTGCGCGCGTTCGGGATGATCGACGGCGGTGATGTCCACCAGGGTCGAGAAGCGGCAGCTGCTGTCGCTGCGCAGGAACTCGATCAGGTCCACGATGCTGGACAGGGTCGCGGTCACGGTCAGTTCGCCAAAGGCGACGGTCGCGTCCAGAACCTGTTCCCCGCAGCGCAGCTTCAGATGCTCGGCCAGTTGGTCCAGCGCGTCGATGTCGGGATAGACAGCCATGGCTCACCTCACCAGCGTGCCGGTGCGCCGGATGCGGCGCTGAAGTTGCAGGATGCCGTAAAGCAAGGCCTCGGCCGTAGGCGGGCAGCCGGGAACATAAATGTCGACCGGCACGATGCGGTCGCAGCCGCGCACCACCGAATAGCTGTAATGATAATAGCCGCCGCCATTGGCGCAGCTTCCCATCGACAGGACATAGCGCGGTTCGGGCATCTGGTCGTAAACCTTGCGCAGCGCCGGGGCCATCTTGTTGGTCAGCGTGCCCGCCACGATCATCAGGTCCGACTGGCGCGGCGAGGCGCGCGGCGCCGTGCCGAAGCGTTCCACGTCATAGCGCGGCATCGAGGTATGCATCATCTCGACCGCGCAGCAGGCCAGGCCGAAGGTCATCCAGTGCAGCGAGCCGTTACGCGCCCAGTTGATGATGTCCTCGGTCGTGGTCAGCAGGAAGCCCTTGTCCTGCAGCTCGCGGTTCAGGCTGGCGGTCGCGACCTCTCGATCAGGGCCAGCGGTATGGGATCCGGTCATCACGCCCATTCAAGCGCACCTTTCTTCCATTCATAGGCAAAGCCCACGGTCAGAACCCCCAGGAACACCATCATCGACCAGAAGGCCGCGTCCGACAGGCCCGCGAAGCTGACCGCCCAGGGGAACAGGAAGGCCACCTCCAGATCGAAGATGATGAACAGGATCGACACCAGATAGAATCGCACGTCGAACTTCATCCGTGCGTCATCGAAGGCGTTGAATCCGCATTCATAGGCGCTGACCTTCTCGGGGTCGGGGTTGCGCACGGCGACGATGACGGCGGCCAGGATCAGGATCAGGGCCAGGGCCGAGGCCATACCGGCGAAGACGAGGATCGGAAGGTAATCCTGAAGCAGGGTTTCCACGGGCAAGTTCCCCTTGTCGGCCGCGGAAAAGCTGTGGCTGCCCGCGACGGGTTAGCTGAGCGACCGTTTAGACCCCTGGGCCGACCGGGTCAACGGGGCGTCAAGGTGCCGGGATCGTCCCGCAGCGGTTTGCGGGACGGTCTGACCAGCGGCTGCAGCACCCTCTGCCTGCCGCCCCGCAACCGGCGCAGCCAGAAGGCAGGCCCGCGCCCATGGCAGACGCATCGGCCCTCCACCCTTCACGCGAAGAAGGCAGCCCGAAGGCTGCCCTCGCTTTTCCCCCGTCCGCGAAGCGATCAGAGACGTGATGCGCTCAAAGACCGGCGGCCTGGCAGTCGGCCAGCGTAATCAGGTCAAGGTTGATGGAACCCGAGAACTCGTCGGCATCCTGGTTGCCGTCGTTTCCGGTCGTGCTGTCGACCGGAGTGCCGGCGGTCGCGGCCGTGGCAGGATCCGGTGAATCGTCGTCCACATTCCCCTCGGTGCCCGTGGTCGGCTGGGCGCCGTCCATCGTGCCCGCGTTGGCCGGGGGTGTCGCGTCCGAATCGTCGTCGGCATTGCCGTCGGCGGGATCGCTGGTGGCCGTGGTCGATCCGGTGGCAAGGGTCTGGCAATGCTGGGTCACCGCAGGCAGATCTGCATCCGAAACCTCCTGATCGCCCACCATGGTCTGGGCGAAGGCGGTGGACCCAAGCATGGCGGCAAGGGCAAGCGGGGCGGTAAAGGTCTTGATCTTCATCGTATTCCTCCTTCGTTGGCGTTGTGCTGTCCGATTGGCGAACCAACCCGCAGAGGGGCCGCTTGTTCCCTCGGGCAGAACACGACATTTTGGGTGGCGCTCCAGGAACCACGGACCCGCCGCGCGCATTCGTCACATCGGGGCGCGCCAGGGTCATTCGGCCGTCCTTCGGCCATGGCCGGTCCTGCGGATCAGCCGATCCGTTGCGCTTGATGTGCCAAAGGGTTATTTCTGGCGGAACCGCGACGGAAAGGACATGCCTTGCGCGACCTTCGGATCCCCGACCAGCGACATCCTGAAAAGGCCCACCGGCCCGACCAGGCGCAGCCCAAGAAGCCCGCCTGGATCCGCGTCAAGGCCCCCACCTCGGACGGCTACAAGCGCACCCGCGACATCATGAAGGACAACCGCCTGTCCACCGTCTGCGAGGAAGCGGGCTGCCCGAATGTCGGCGAATGCTGGTCGCAGGGCCATGCCACGATGATGATCATGGGCGAGATCTGCACGCGCGGCTGCACCTTCTGCAACGTCGCCACCGGCAAGCCCAACGCGCTGGACGTGTTCGAACCCGGCCGGGTCGCCCATGCCGTCCAGAAGCTGGGGCTGAAGCATGTCGTCATCACCAGCGTCGACCGCGACGACCTGGACGACGGCGGGGCCGAGCATTTCGCCCAGACGATCCGGGCCATCCGCCACCGCA contains:
- a CDS encoding NADH-quinone oxidoreductase subunit D, with amino-acid sequence MDGDIRINSYDDGSSDTLVGEQKIRNFNINFGPQHPAAHGVLRMVLELDGEVVERADPHIGLLHRGTEKLMESRTYLQNLPYFDRLDYVSPMNQEHAWCLAIERLTGTVVPRRASLIRVLYSEIGRILNHLLGLTTGAMDVGALTPPLWGFEAREQLMIFYERACGARLHAAYFRPGGVHQDLPPDLLDDIEAWCEHFPKVVDDLDTLLTENRIFKQRLVGIGIATEQDALDWGYSGVMARGSGLAWDLRRSQPYECYDEFDFKIPIGKNGDSYDRFLIRMQEMRESTHIMKQAIQKLRAEPAGDILARGKLTPPKRGEMKRDMESLIHHFKLYTEGFRVPAGEVYAAVEAPKGEFGVYLVSDGTNKPYRAKLRAPGFLHLQSIDWMGRGHLLADVPALIATLDIVFGEVDR
- a CDS encoding NADH-quinone oxidoreductase subunit C, which gives rise to MAVYPDIDALDQLAEHLKLRCGEQVLDATVAFGELTVTATLSSIVDLIEFLRSDSSCRFSTLVDITAVDHPERAQRFDMVWHLLSMYQNQRIRVKVAIREDEVVPSLVRIHPCANWFEREVFDMFGILFSGHPDLRRILTDYGFSGYPLRKDFPTTGYVEVRYDESEKRVVYEPVRLTQEYRQFDFLSPWEGAKYVLPGDEKTKG
- a CDS encoding NADH-quinone oxidoreductase subunit B, producing the protein MGVMTGSHTAGPDREVATASLNRELQDKGFLLTTTEDIINWARNGSLHWMTFGLACCAVEMMHTSMPRYDVERFGTAPRASPRQSDLMIVAGTLTNKMAPALRKVYDQMPEPRYVLSMGSCANGGGYYHYSYSVVRGCDRIVPVDIYVPGCPPTAEALLYGILQLQRRIRRTGTLVR
- a CDS encoding NADH-quinone oxidoreductase subunit A, producing the protein METLLQDYLPILVFAGMASALALILILAAVIVAVRNPDPEKVSAYECGFNAFDDARMKFDVRFYLVSILFIIFDLEVAFLFPWAVSFAGLSDAAFWSMMVFLGVLTVGFAYEWKKGALEWA